The Falco naumanni isolate bFalNau1 chromosome 1, bFalNau1.pat, whole genome shotgun sequence genome window below encodes:
- the RCHY1 gene encoding RING finger and CHY zinc finger domain-containing protein 1 isoform X1, with protein MAAGGEEEGCEHYRRGCLLRAPCCGKLYACRLCHDGAEGHRLDRFRVAEVQCTRCRLLQKAQQRCEGCHNLFGEYYCGICHLFDRDKKQYHCAECGICRIGPKEDFFHCSKCNLCLSLSLQGKHKCIENVSRQDCPICLEDIHTSRVGAHVLPCGHLLHRTCYEDMLKEGYRCPLCMHSALDMTRYWRQLDDEVAQTPMPTEYQNMMVEILCNDCNARSTVQFHLLGMKCKNCESYNTAQDGRCQLPLEEQ; from the exons atggcggcgggcggggaggaggagggctgcgAGCACTACCGGCGTGGCTGCCTGCTGCGG GCGCCGTGCTGCGGGAAGCTGTACGCCTGCCGGCTGTGCCACGACGGCGCCGAGGGGCACCGGCTGGACCGCTTCCGCGTGGCCGAGGTGCAGTGCACCCGCTGCCGCCTTCTGCAGAAG GCCCAGCAGCGCTGCGAGGGCTGCCACAACCTCTTCGGCGAGTACTACTGCGGTATCTGCCACCTCTTCGACCGCGACAAGAAGCAGTACCACTGCGCCGAGTGCGGCATCTGCAG GATCGGGCCGAAGGAAGATTTTTTCCACTGttcaaaatgcaatttatgCCTAAGCTTGAGTCTTCAAGGAAAGCACAAG tGTATTGAAAACGTCTCCAGGCAGGACTGTCCAATATGTTTGGAG GATATTCACACATCTCGTGTTGGAGCTCATGTTCTGCCATGTGGTCATCTTCTGCACAG aacatgTTACGAGGACATGCTAAAGGA aGGTTACAGGTGTCCTTTGTGCATGCACTCAGCTTTAGATATGACAAGGTACTGGCGTCAGCTGGATGACGAAGTAGCACAGACTCCTATGCCCACAGAGTATCAGAACATGATGGTCGAG ATCCTTTGCAATGACTGCAATGCCCGGTCTACAGTGCAGTTCCATCTCCTAGGCATGAAGTGCAAAAACTGTGAGTCATACAATACTGCCCAAGATGGAAGATGTCAGCTGCCTTTGGAGGAGCAGTGA
- the RCHY1 gene encoding RING finger and CHY zinc finger domain-containing protein 1 isoform X2, translated as MAAGGEEEGCEHYRRGCLLRAPCCGKLYACRLCHDGAEGHRLDRFRVAEVQCTRCRLLQKAQQRCEGCHNLFGEYYCGICHLFDRDKKQYHCAECGICRIGPKEDFFHCSKCNLCLSLSLQGKHKCIENVSRQDCPICLEDIHTSRVGAHVLPCGHLLHRTCYEDMLKEGYRCPLCMHSALDMTRYWRQLDDEVAQTPMPTEYQNMMVEA; from the exons atggcggcgggcggggaggaggagggctgcgAGCACTACCGGCGTGGCTGCCTGCTGCGG GCGCCGTGCTGCGGGAAGCTGTACGCCTGCCGGCTGTGCCACGACGGCGCCGAGGGGCACCGGCTGGACCGCTTCCGCGTGGCCGAGGTGCAGTGCACCCGCTGCCGCCTTCTGCAGAAG GCCCAGCAGCGCTGCGAGGGCTGCCACAACCTCTTCGGCGAGTACTACTGCGGTATCTGCCACCTCTTCGACCGCGACAAGAAGCAGTACCACTGCGCCGAGTGCGGCATCTGCAG GATCGGGCCGAAGGAAGATTTTTTCCACTGttcaaaatgcaatttatgCCTAAGCTTGAGTCTTCAAGGAAAGCACAAG tGTATTGAAAACGTCTCCAGGCAGGACTGTCCAATATGTTTGGAG GATATTCACACATCTCGTGTTGGAGCTCATGTTCTGCCATGTGGTCATCTTCTGCACAG aacatgTTACGAGGACATGCTAAAGGA aGGTTACAGGTGTCCTTTGTGCATGCACTCAGCTTTAGATATGACAAGGTACTGGCGTCAGCTGGATGACGAAGTAGCACAGACTCCTATGCCCACAGAGTATCAGAACATGATGGTCGAG GCATGA